One window of Neisseria subflava genomic DNA carries:
- a CDS encoding heme/hemin ABC transporter substrate-binding protein, with the protein MKLKLLLLSALISLAGTAHAQRIVVLTPDTADIVAALGALDEIVGRDQTVQNPALKNKPSIGIHRRLTVEPIVAAKPDIVIGSWMAQPADIFAHLQKAGIKAVNVAPDDSIAAYPQSIRNIGQLIGKSAQADKLASKWQADMKQQPSSGKRYLFSYDGRIVSGKNTAADEIIRRAGGINAAAAIDGLKPMTREAWIAAKPDIIIIADHNTAMIGNVKTFAARPEIAGSPAAKNGKIYLWKANDMFRYGLDTPQVIQRLHGLAK; encoded by the coding sequence ATGAAACTCAAACTCCTCCTGCTTTCCGCGCTTATTTCGTTGGCCGGCACTGCACACGCGCAACGCATCGTCGTGTTGACACCCGATACGGCAGACATCGTTGCCGCGCTCGGCGCATTGGACGAAATCGTCGGCCGCGATCAGACCGTTCAAAATCCGGCGTTGAAAAACAAGCCCAGTATCGGCATTCATCGCCGTCTGACGGTTGAACCGATTGTGGCCGCCAAACCCGACATCGTCATCGGTTCATGGATGGCGCAGCCTGCCGATATTTTTGCCCACCTGCAAAAAGCAGGCATTAAAGCCGTCAATGTTGCGCCCGATGACAGCATCGCCGCCTATCCGCAAAGTATCCGCAACATTGGTCAGCTTATCGGCAAAAGCGCGCAGGCGGACAAGTTGGCCAGTAAGTGGCAGGCGGATATGAAACAGCAGCCTTCCAGCGGCAAACGCTACCTCTTCAGCTACGACGGGCGCATCGTATCGGGCAAGAATACTGCCGCCGACGAAATCATCCGCCGTGCCGGCGGTATCAATGCCGCAGCCGCCATTGACGGCCTCAAACCGATGACGCGTGAGGCATGGATTGCGGCCAAACCTGACATCATCATTATTGCCGACCACAACACCGCCATGATAGGCAACGTCAAAACCTTTGCCGCACGCCCCGAAATCGCCGGCTCGCCTGCCGCGAAAAACGGCAAGATTTATTTGTGGAAGGCCAACGATATGTTCCGTTACGGGCTGGATACGCCGCAAGTGATTCAGCGTTTGCACGGTTTGGCGAAATAA
- a CDS encoding ABC transporter ATP-binding protein, which translates to MHTLFQICNLSVRVQDKTLLEIDQLDIPSGMTVIIGPNGAGKSTLLRALIGQTGQGEITLFGEAIAPQIRAGRVAWVGQHGCYNMPMTVREYISLASFVQKGRLNHEWADELLDYFDLTALADKRIGKLSGGEQQRANIIRALLQNAPVLLLDEPCNHLDIRHQHRLMRYLVGHSNRASSMMVLHDLNLAARYAEHLILMNKGKVVASGKVGEVMRPDLLESVYGWQIRRCEDEAGFYFRS; encoded by the coding sequence ATGCACACCTTATTTCAAATCTGTAATCTTTCCGTCCGTGTCCAAGACAAAACCCTGCTTGAAATCGATCAACTGGATATACCTTCGGGCATGACTGTCATTATCGGCCCGAATGGTGCGGGCAAATCTACTTTGCTGCGGGCCTTAATCGGGCAAACAGGGCAGGGGGAAATCACGCTTTTCGGTGAGGCCATTGCGCCGCAAATCCGCGCGGGCAGGGTGGCATGGGTCGGGCAGCATGGCTGTTACAACATGCCGATGACCGTACGCGAATACATTTCGTTGGCGTCATTCGTACAAAAAGGCCGTCTGAACCATGAATGGGCGGACGAGTTGCTCGATTATTTTGATTTGACGGCATTGGCGGATAAGCGCATCGGCAAGCTATCAGGCGGCGAGCAACAACGCGCCAACATCATCCGCGCCCTGTTGCAAAACGCGCCGGTCTTGCTTTTGGACGAACCGTGCAACCATCTCGATATCCGCCATCAACACCGCCTGATGCGGTATTTGGTCGGGCATTCAAACCGTGCCTCATCAATGATGGTATTGCACGATTTAAACCTCGCCGCGCGTTATGCGGAACATCTTATTTTGATGAATAAGGGAAAAGTCGTTGCATCAGGCAAGGTGGGAGAAGTGATGCGCCCCGACTTGCTTGAATCGGTTTACGGTTGGCAGATACGCCGTTGCGAAGATGAAGCAGGGTTTTATTTCAGAAGCTGA
- a CDS encoding TonB-dependent receptor domain-containing protein, with product MQPIKVTTLSACIAAIGFVPAVYAADNSTVILDTITVKGTRNKDEIGKNRVYTREIVNLYKSKNEVETFKGNTVSDLLSGMSGVYSGDARNSGALDPNIRGVQGQGRIPVTIDGTEQAITVWRGYAGANNRNYVDPNIISSVSIEKGPSFSRDMKSGIGGSVALKTIDADDIVPEGQKYGFEVKAEAANNSIKQRTNVYEKSVDYRTLDAPAVALGGIWRAMLNDTDRVNQRFSGRNRFGEDKAYRIAAATKQDNFDAMLAYAYRSKGNYFSGKKEAERYGYIGPWTMETVNELNRQIADAAARGEKFYGSEAMLGAPDIARIGLFYHPGGEVTNTSLENKSWLGKTTFRLPNRQTLKFGLRHTDSTFGEIMPSRVIGPIFSTPDNLNKIAEWPRAWVKQRSYNIDYSWKPEGSRWIDFDASLWTTRTKSKTNTAGGSPGDALYEDRVDNLMMWKTVMSRWNTYNEETKRMYEALGYTKKPNVVEQLPNTNGRFNTIEGNAYYANNTRNGFNFSNRMKLHDKLTLTLIGDFQNEKLRSRNEFSEELSHDGLDKYREEIEAKQLVTNTELTRFGEPRNGRRREWNFGFNFRYQPMSWLTLTAGARYTNFKIQDDNERLKTGFDKYNNPLQVNRGQVFQFTRVATEQEYRDYLNAVNNDEFNAARDSIVIDDRGVAILNLTPFHDENRPRLDKLKYYWLKDDKGRLNPANHPWFAIPELHSQAVNPAYDPSNPDSPRVVQKYIPNYDILRMYRAPITPNELQRAHKQGGSGWAPAFSAAVNFTDNARAYLRYTESLRFPSIFEGTYGFSTAAGSFARMGYGWQPEHAKNWEVGYIHDLTGLFPKMKNADFRINYFRNKTKNIIDRDENFEFEQFDKQIRTGVELQARFDSGRFFGGVGVLRTLKNKVCDKSFSVSSVHDSSYLTGGGFIPAPECNYGGLTDNGYLASMVQPRWSIDADLGGRFFRNKLESGIRFHYHSRVYRNRRTVWQAYYDQLNRINDYNLQADTDTMRWQPVAIWDAYLRYKIGKNLTAELVGSNLTNRYYLDPMSRSYMPAPGRTIRIGITGKW from the coding sequence ATGCAACCGATCAAAGTCACCACCCTCTCCGCCTGCATCGCCGCCATTGGTTTCGTCCCTGCCGTTTATGCTGCAGATAATTCGACAGTTATTCTCGATACCATAACTGTCAAAGGCACACGCAATAAAGACGAAATCGGTAAAAACCGCGTCTATACCCGCGAAATCGTCAATCTTTACAAGAGCAAAAACGAAGTCGAAACCTTCAAGGGCAACACCGTATCCGACCTTTTGAGCGGTATGTCCGGCGTGTACAGCGGTGACGCGCGCAACAGCGGCGCGCTGGATCCCAATATACGCGGCGTGCAGGGGCAGGGGCGGATTCCCGTTACCATCGACGGCACGGAGCAGGCGATTACCGTCTGGCGCGGCTACGCAGGCGCAAACAACCGCAACTACGTCGACCCCAACATCATCAGCAGCGTTTCCATCGAAAAAGGCCCCTCGTTCAGCCGTGATATGAAAAGCGGCATAGGCGGCTCCGTCGCCCTGAAAACCATCGATGCCGACGATATTGTCCCCGAAGGGCAGAAATACGGCTTTGAAGTGAAGGCGGAAGCTGCCAATAATTCTATCAAGCAGCGTACCAATGTCTATGAAAAATCAGTTGATTATCGGACATTGGATGCACCTGCTGTCGCGCTTGGCGGTATTTGGCGGGCGATGTTGAATGATACCGACCGCGTCAATCAACGTTTCAGCGGACGCAATAGATTTGGGGAGGATAAAGCCTACCGCATTGCCGCCGCCACCAAGCAGGACAATTTCGATGCCATGCTCGCCTATGCCTACCGCAGTAAAGGCAATTATTTTTCCGGCAAAAAAGAGGCGGAGCGCTACGGCTATATCGGTCCTTGGACAATGGAAACGGTCAATGAATTAAACAGGCAGATTGCAGATGCCGCTGCAAGAGGCGAAAAATTTTACGGTAGTGAAGCCATGCTGGGTGCACCCGATATTGCCCGTATCGGACTTTTTTATCATCCGGGCGGAGAGGTAACCAATACTTCGCTGGAAAATAAATCATGGCTGGGTAAAACCACCTTCCGCCTGCCGAACCGCCAAACGCTCAAATTCGGCCTGCGCCATACCGACTCCACTTTCGGCGAAATCATGCCTTCCCGCGTCATCGGCCCGATTTTCAGTACGCCCGACAATTTAAATAAAATTGCGGAGTGGCCGAGGGCATGGGTGAAACAGCGTTCCTACAATATCGACTATTCATGGAAGCCCGAAGGCAGCCGTTGGATAGATTTCGATGCGTCATTGTGGACGACCCGTACCAAATCCAAAACCAATACTGCAGGCGGTTCGCCCGGCGACGCCCTGTATGAAGACAGGGTGGACAATTTAATGATGTGGAAAACTGTGATGAGTCGCTGGAATACCTACAATGAAGAAACCAAGCGCATGTATGAGGCATTGGGTTACACGAAAAAACCGAATGTCGTCGAACAGCTTCCGAATACCAACGGACGCTTCAATACCATAGAGGGCAATGCCTACTATGCTAACAATACCCGTAACGGTTTCAATTTTTCCAACCGCATGAAGCTGCATGACAAGCTGACGTTGACTCTGATAGGTGACTTCCAGAATGAAAAATTGAGATCGCGCAATGAGTTTTCAGAAGAATTGAGCCATGACGGCTTGGACAAATACAGGGAGGAAATAGAAGCAAAGCAATTGGTTACCAATACCGAGCTGACAAGATTCGGCGAGCCGAGAAACGGTAGGCGCAGAGAATGGAATTTTGGTTTCAATTTCCGCTACCAGCCGATGAGCTGGCTGACTCTGACGGCAGGAGCGCGCTATACCAACTTCAAGATACAGGACGACAACGAGCGGTTAAAAACCGGATTTGACAAATACAACAATCCCTTACAAGTCAATCGAGGTCAGGTATTTCAGTTTACCCGTGTAGCAACCGAGCAGGAATATCGTGATTATCTGAATGCGGTTAACAATGACGAATTCAATGCGGCAAGAGACAGTATCGTAATAGATGATAGAGGGGTGGCAATATTAAATCTTACTCCCTTTCATGACGAAAACAGACCAAGGCTGGATAAGCTGAAATACTATTGGCTGAAAGACGACAAAGGTCGTCTGAATCCTGCCAATCATCCTTGGTTTGCTATTCCCGAGTTGCATAGTCAAGCCGTCAATCCTGCTTATGATCCAAGCAATCCCGACAGTCCGCGCGTAGTTCAAAAATATATACCTAATTATGACATTCTAAGAATGTATAGGGCTCCTATTACACCTAACGAACTGCAGCGCGCCCACAAACAGGGTGGCAGCGGATGGGCTCCTGCATTCTCAGCCGCCGTCAATTTTACCGATAATGCCCGAGCCTATCTGCGCTATACCGAATCCCTACGTTTCCCCAGCATATTTGAGGGGACTTATGGCTTCTCGACTGCTGCGGGTTCATTTGCACGAATGGGATACGGTTGGCAGCCCGAACACGCCAAAAACTGGGAAGTCGGCTACATTCATGATTTAACTGGACTGTTTCCAAAAATGAAAAATGCGGATTTCCGCATCAACTACTTCCGCAACAAAACCAAAAATATCATCGACAGGGACGAGAATTTTGAATTCGAGCAATTCGACAAACAAATCCGTACCGGCGTGGAGTTACAGGCACGCTTCGACAGCGGCAGGTTTTTTGGAGGAGTCGGCGTATTGCGTACGCTCAAAAACAAAGTTTGCGACAAATCTTTTTCCGTTTCCAGTGTACATGATTCCAGTTACTTGACTGGCGGCGGATTTATTCCCGCGCCCGAATGCAATTACGGCGGTTTGACCGATAACGGTTATCTTGCCAGTATGGTTCAACCGCGCTGGTCGATTGATGCTGATTTGGGCGGACGCTTCTTCCGTAACAAGCTGGAAAGCGGCATCCGCTTCCATTATCACAGCCGTGTGTATCGAAACCGCCGTACGGTATGGCAGGCATATTACGATCAATTAAACCGTATCAATGACTATAATCTTCAAGCGGATACAGATACCATGCGTTGGCAGCCTGTCGCCATATGGGACGCCTATTTGCGCTACAAAATCGGCAAAAATCTGACCGCCGAGCTTGTGGGCAGCAACCTGACCAACCGCTACTACCTCGACCCGATGAGCCGCTCCTATATGCCCGCACCGGGCAGGACAATCCGTATTGGGATAACTGGAAAATGGTAA
- a CDS encoding FecCD family ABC transporter permease has protein sequence MKPHTLTLCLLLTAAAVYLCCGIGFGAWESPLAMDETVRQIRLPRIYTALLVGAGLSASGAALQALFENPLADPSLIGTSGGAALGVIVLLALGGGAMGVPAAAFLGALGVCLLILAVHKLLGGGTLGLLVLGFVLSAFSGAVVSMILFLSDDLVLRSATTWLSGSLAEAGFSSPVAAIAVMLPGFLILLSAGRRLDVLMTGEDTAASMGVSVGALRVQTVIGAALMTGAAVSLSGIIGFLGMMIPNVLAQAVGGSRRKLIALSAWLGAVFLMVVDGAARWLTYPVDLPVGIVIALLGGPFFMYLFIKPLKSR, from the coding sequence ATGAAACCGCATACCCTTACCCTCTGCCTGCTGCTTACTGCCGCCGCCGTTTATTTGTGCTGCGGCATCGGCTTTGGTGCATGGGAGTCGCCGTTGGCGATGGATGAAACCGTTCGCCAAATCCGTTTACCGCGCATCTATACCGCACTTTTGGTCGGAGCCGGTTTGTCCGCTTCGGGGGCGGCATTGCAGGCTTTATTTGAGAACCCGCTGGCCGATCCGAGTTTGATCGGGACATCGGGCGGGGCGGCCTTGGGCGTGATTGTGTTATTGGCTTTGGGCGGCGGCGCGATGGGTGTGCCGGCGGCGGCTTTTCTCGGTGCATTGGGTGTGTGCCTGTTGATTTTGGCGGTGCACAAACTGCTCGGCGGCGGTACTTTGGGATTGCTGGTGTTGGGGTTTGTGTTGAGCGCGTTTTCGGGCGCGGTAGTCAGCATGATTTTGTTTTTATCGGACGATTTGGTATTGCGCAGCGCGACCACATGGCTGTCGGGCAGCCTTGCCGAAGCCGGTTTCTCATCGCCTGTCGCGGCAATCGCGGTCATGTTGCCCGGTTTTCTGATTTTGCTGTCGGCAGGCAGGCGGTTGGACGTTTTGATGACGGGGGAGGACACGGCTGCCAGTATGGGGGTATCAGTTGGGGCTTTGCGTGTACAAACCGTAATCGGCGCGGCATTGATGACAGGGGCGGCGGTATCGCTTTCGGGCATCATCGGTTTTCTCGGCATGATGATCCCCAATGTGCTGGCGCAAGCCGTCGGCGGCAGCCGCCGCAAACTGATTGCGCTGTCGGCTTGGTTGGGCGCAGTGTTTTTGATGGTGGTGGACGGAGCGGCGCGCTGGCTGACATACCCTGTCGATCTGCCGGTCGGGATCGTGATTGCCTTATTGGGCGGACCGTTTTTTATGTATTTGTTTATCAAGCCTTTGAAAAGCCGTTGA
- a CDS encoding NAD(P)H-binding protein has product MQLIFGANGPSGRAYIRTLTDSADTVAVLRKPSEDSFFAEHNIQIVVADALDADALDKALAQYRPDTVISFVGGKNEEGIRSDALGNINIIAATKAANPQARFVLITSMGCGEQWDMMSEPFKQALGEAVRAKTEAEIYLKQSSLNWTILRPCGLADGEDNAYTLTQNAQEIPQKYMTRNGLAAAVATIVGQADSKGETYSVGAA; this is encoded by the coding sequence ATGCAACTCATCTTCGGAGCCAACGGGCCGTCCGGTCGCGCCTATATCCGCACATTGACTGACTCAGCCGATACCGTCGCCGTATTAAGAAAGCCGTCTGAAGACAGCTTTTTTGCCGAACACAATATTCAAATCGTCGTCGCCGATGCGCTTGATGCCGACGCGCTCGATAAAGCGTTGGCACAATATCGTCCCGATACCGTGATCAGTTTTGTCGGCGGTAAAAACGAAGAGGGTATCCGCAGCGATGCGCTGGGCAATATCAACATCATTGCCGCGACGAAAGCCGCCAATCCGCAAGCCCGCTTTGTATTGATTACCAGCATGGGCTGCGGTGAACAATGGGACATGATGAGCGAGCCGTTCAAACAGGCACTCGGCGAAGCCGTCCGAGCCAAAACAGAAGCCGAAATCTATCTCAAACAAAGCAGTTTGAATTGGACCATCTTGCGCCCCTGCGGCCTTGCCGATGGCGAAGATAATGCCTATACCTTGACACAAAATGCCCAAGAAATTCCGCAAAAATACATGACGCGCAACGGCTTGGCCGCTGCCGTTGCTACCATTGTCGGCCAAGCGGACAGCAAGGGCGAAACGTATAGCGTTGGTGCGGCATAA
- the hutW gene encoding heme anaerobic degradation radical SAM methyltransferase ChuW/HutW produces MVQQLVWTPKQSAPKAFPERQALMPVWGGVPMPRPQWQNIWKKKLPHATDVDALAYLHIPFCANHCVFCGFYRNAWKDSQSSVYTDKIIEEMAAEAEVRTGKGKIRAVYFGGGTPTALLTEDLVRLIRACYQYLPLAEDCEFTIEGRMSHFDLEKAQACLEAGANRISIGVQTFNTAIRRRLGRKNSGDEAFEYLAKLCELDAVIVADLMFGLPNQTDEVWQNDIARAAELPLSGLDTYAFNLYPMLPINRMIEKGAFPTPPGFDIQADQYAYTVETLLEKGWEQVSNSHFAYPGRGERNRYNTLIKSDIPCLAFGSGAGGNFGGFSYQVQGDLESYLATPKGEKNIAFMSGHSPNKALLSKVQHDIETGRLNPLLFDGNKAAQKLIAQWQEMQLFKEPDSDGIIRLNTSGRYWSPTLIRKLMLTLPTQEKDQTMQKLSAEQQTMLRQSLEKNPGQVLEMLAAQNQCSFEDVIRCLPEENVRQTEGSRIVEILQAVAAWNESVTFIAHTPDAIVEVSGKLPNGKVGRGFYNFDHPETDGGVHGHIYYENCASIYLLERPFMGKATCSLNFINRNGGAMFKIFVGRDEAGELKQHQIEAMRKLFDAA; encoded by the coding sequence ATGGTACAGCAGCTTGTTTGGACTCCGAAACAATCCGCACCCAAGGCATTTCCCGAACGTCAGGCATTAATGCCCGTTTGGGGCGGCGTTCCAATGCCGCGTCCCCAGTGGCAGAACATTTGGAAGAAAAAGCTTCCCCATGCCACCGATGTGGACGCGCTTGCTTATCTGCATATTCCATTTTGCGCCAACCATTGCGTTTTTTGCGGCTTCTACCGTAATGCGTGGAAGGACAGCCAAAGCAGCGTGTACACCGACAAAATTATCGAAGAAATGGCCGCTGAAGCTGAAGTTCGTACAGGCAAGGGCAAAATCCGAGCTGTTTATTTCGGGGGGGGAACGCCGACCGCGTTGCTTACGGAAGACCTCGTCCGCCTGATTCGTGCCTGCTACCAATATCTGCCGCTTGCCGAAGACTGCGAGTTCACCATCGAAGGGCGCATGAGCCATTTCGATTTGGAAAAAGCACAGGCCTGTCTCGAAGCAGGGGCCAACCGAATTTCCATCGGCGTACAAACTTTCAATACCGCCATCCGCCGCCGTCTCGGCCGAAAAAACAGCGGCGACGAGGCGTTTGAATATTTGGCAAAATTGTGCGAACTCGATGCCGTGATTGTGGCCGATCTAATGTTCGGCCTGCCCAATCAAACCGATGAAGTTTGGCAAAACGATATCGCCCGCGCCGCCGAGTTGCCGCTGTCCGGTTTGGATACGTATGCGTTCAACCTTTATCCCATGCTGCCCATCAATCGCATGATTGAAAAAGGCGCATTTCCGACACCGCCGGGTTTCGATATTCAGGCAGACCAATATGCCTACACGGTTGAAACACTGCTGGAAAAAGGCTGGGAACAGGTCAGCAACAGCCACTTCGCCTATCCCGGCCGCGGCGAGCGCAACCGCTACAATACCCTGATCAAATCCGACATTCCCTGTTTGGCGTTCGGCTCCGGCGCAGGCGGTAACTTCGGCGGTTTCAGCTATCAGGTGCAGGGCGATTTGGAGAGTTATCTTGCTACGCCGAAAGGCGAGAAAAACATCGCGTTTATGAGCGGCCATAGTCCAAATAAAGCACTGCTCAGCAAAGTTCAGCACGATATTGAAACAGGCCGTCTGAATCCATTATTGTTTGACGGCAACAAAGCAGCGCAAAAGCTGATTGCCCAATGGCAGGAAATGCAGCTTTTTAAAGAACCTGATTCAGACGGCATTATCCGTTTGAATACCAGTGGCCGTTATTGGTCGCCCACCCTTATCCGCAAACTCATGCTCACTCTTCCAACTCAAGAAAAGGATCAAACCATGCAAAAACTTTCAGCCGAACAACAAACCATGTTGCGTCAATCATTGGAAAAAAATCCCGGCCAAGTACTGGAAATGCTGGCAGCGCAAAACCAATGCAGTTTTGAAGACGTTATCCGCTGCCTGCCTGAAGAGAACGTGCGCCAAACCGAAGGCAGCCGCATAGTCGAAATCCTCCAAGCCGTTGCCGCATGGAATGAATCCGTTACCTTCATCGCCCACACCCCCGATGCCATCGTCGAAGTTAGCGGCAAACTACCTAACGGCAAAGTCGGCCGCGGCTTCTACAACTTTGACCATCCCGAAACCGACGGCGGCGTACACGGCCACATCTACTATGAAAACTGCGCCTCCATCTACCTTTTGGAACGCCCGTTTATGGGTAAAGCCACTTGCTCGCTCAACTTTATCAACCGCAACGGCGGCGCCATGTTTAAAATTTTCGTCGGCCGCGATGAAGCAGGCGAGTTGAAACAACATCAAATCGAAGCCATGCGCAAACTGTTTGATGCCGCTTAA
- a CDS encoding TonB-dependent hemoglobin/transferrin/lactoferrin family receptor, whose product MKKKSIACVVGAVFSGQLYAAQMPVAQAEIEPVVVTADRNAQTLDKAAPNVSVIGRKTLNQASAQNLDDIVMYEPGVSVPSDNNRRGHAGINIRGIDGNRILMMVDGVRIPESYAGGGSNGAISGRDMVESDTLKQVDIVKGPYSALYGSDALGGVVNMVTLSPSDFVDAGKRGHFGLKHGYRSRDRSHGVTATVAGFHENAEGLLMLTRRQGHETENMGSDTSYSTARTATNPQKNNAYNILAKGNIGNERHRLETLYEQYYHANDTVLANGLGSQSHGPVTIATSESNARDRIRRQRIEAGYRYAGEGRLKEANLTAYQQKLRTEDDAVDASITRMGARQLGNSTRYSDYGFNQTIRGLNGRGVWEFDGAVKQTVVAGAEYKHTETARPRDSLTVDNLTGAVSKVYAGSTYPNKTFPDSKRKTFSVYAQDSLTFGNGIVLTPALRYEKDKLNTSTDQAYLNANPSGTATRFSDSAFTPSLRLSVPMGEQFTGFATYSQGFRTPPFDSATMAFTNTTYGYAVIPNAKLKSERSNSFELGMKFKNERARAQVTAFYNRYRNFINRTEIGTSTVGRRPIIQYQYQNLDHVKTYGAEASAAYKFLPGWQVSGSIAWMRGEQQDGKPLDSAYPLNGVLGLDYTQEKWGVGTKLRWSKKHSRVSSDTVFQAPGYGVWDVGAWYKPFKNLEIGANIYNVGNKKYWQHADVAGMSRTSVMDLYTESGRNFAATVQLKF is encoded by the coding sequence ATGAAAAAGAAATCGATTGCCTGTGTGGTAGGGGCGGTTTTTTCCGGACAGTTATATGCGGCTCAGATGCCGGTGGCTCAGGCAGAAATAGAACCTGTGGTGGTTACGGCCGACCGCAATGCGCAAACCTTGGATAAAGCCGCTCCGAATGTGTCGGTTATCGGACGCAAAACCTTGAATCAAGCCTCGGCGCAGAATTTGGACGATATCGTGATGTATGAGCCCGGCGTCAGCGTGCCGTCAGACAACAACCGCCGCGGTCATGCCGGTATCAATATCCGAGGCATAGACGGCAACCGCATTCTGATGATGGTGGACGGCGTGCGCATTCCCGAATCTTATGCAGGCGGCGGCTCCAACGGCGCGATTTCGGGACGTGATATGGTCGAAAGCGACACGCTCAAGCAGGTCGATATTGTCAAAGGCCCTTATTCCGCGCTGTACGGCAGCGATGCGCTCGGTGGCGTAGTGAACATGGTGACGCTCTCACCGAGTGATTTCGTCGATGCGGGCAAACGCGGGCATTTCGGTTTGAAACACGGCTACCGCAGCCGCGACCGCAGCCATGGAGTTACTGCGACTGTGGCAGGTTTCCATGAAAACGCTGAAGGTCTGCTGATGCTGACGCGCCGTCAAGGTCATGAAACCGAAAATATGGGCAGCGATACCAGCTACTCGACTGCGCGTACTGCCACCAATCCACAGAAAAACAATGCCTACAATATCTTGGCGAAAGGCAATATCGGCAACGAACGCCACCGCTTGGAAACTTTGTACGAACAGTATTACCACGCCAACGATACCGTATTGGCAAACGGCTTGGGTTCGCAATCGCACGGGCCGGTAACCATCGCAACATCTGAGAGCAATGCTCGCGACCGTATCCGCCGTCAACGTATCGAAGCGGGCTACCGCTACGCTGGCGAAGGCCGTCTGAAAGAAGCCAACCTGACTGCCTATCAGCAAAAACTGCGTACGGAAGACGATGCTGTCGATGCGAGTATTACGCGTATGGGCGCGCGCCAATTAGGTAACTCGACCCGTTATTCCGACTACGGTTTCAATCAGACCATACGCGGGCTGAACGGGCGCGGCGTGTGGGAATTTGACGGCGCGGTCAAACAAACCGTCGTTGCCGGCGCAGAATACAAACACACTGAGACCGCCCGTCCGCGCGACAGCCTGACAGTGGACAATCTGACCGGCGCCGTCAGCAAAGTTTATGCAGGCAGCACCTATCCGAATAAAACCTTCCCCGACAGCAAGCGCAAAACGTTCAGCGTTTACGCGCAAGACAGCCTGACCTTCGGCAACGGCATCGTCCTGACCCCGGCCTTGCGTTACGAAAAAGACAAGCTGAACACGTCGACCGACCAAGCCTATCTCAACGCCAATCCCAGCGGAACGGCGACGCGCTTTAGCGATTCCGCGTTTACGCCCAGCCTGCGCCTGAGCGTGCCGATGGGTGAGCAGTTCACCGGTTTTGCCACTTATTCCCAAGGCTTCCGTACGCCGCCGTTTGACAGCGCAACCATGGCGTTTACCAATACGACCTACGGCTATGCCGTCATTCCCAATGCCAAACTCAAATCCGAACGCTCCAACAGCTTTGAATTGGGGATGAAGTTCAAAAACGAACGCGCCCGTGCGCAAGTCACCGCGTTCTACAACCGTTACCGTAACTTCATCAACCGCACTGAAATCGGCACCTCCACCGTTGGCAGACGCCCGATTATCCAGTACCAATATCAAAACCTTGATCACGTCAAAACCTACGGTGCCGAAGCTTCTGCCGCCTACAAATTCCTGCCGGGCTGGCAAGTCTCCGGCAGCATCGCTTGGATGCGAGGTGAGCAGCAGGACGGCAAACCATTGGATTCCGCTTATCCGCTTAACGGCGTTTTGGGTTTGGATTACACGCAGGAAAAATGGGGTGTCGGCACCAAGCTGCGCTGGTCGAAAAAACACAGCCGCGTCAGCAGCGACACTGTTTTCCAAGCGCCGGGTTATGGCGTATGGGATGTCGGCGCGTGGTACAAGCCGTTTAAAAACCTTGAAATCGGCGCAAACATCTACAACGTCGGCAACAAAAAATACTGGCAGCACGCAGACGTTGCCGGCATGAGCCGTACCAGTGTGATGGACTTGTACACTGAAAGCGGCCGCAATTTCGCCGCAACCGTACAACTGAAGTTCTAA